GTACTTGTGTTCATCCTATTGTTCTCCCTTTTAAGCAtttttttacccaaaaaaaTCAGGAAATTATGTAAGAAAatgtaaaaacaaaaataataatagtttcCCTTATCCTTTTACACGAGcaaagcatgaaagagaagaagaaaacgtGGTGTTTGTTAACTTAAGGGTGATGAGTCAAACCTTACCTCACCGCTCCCCCACAAATGCTTTCTTCCTCACTACTACACCTACCTCATCACAGTCTCTTTTTTTATTACATAGTGCTATGTTAGTGGACACTTTTAAATTCcaataattattaaaattcaCCAATTTTCCTTCACTCTTcacttcaaaatttcaaaaaatagaaataaataaatttcaaaaaaataaaaatatataaaaagcaCTTGTCTCTCCAAATGAAAATGACACTTGTTGTTAATTTCCCAGCACCAGTTACTTCATTCACCActatcttctcttctcttcttcctttcttcttcaaaccctaatcgaatccttcatttctctctcttctttctctctctacagAAGCAAAATCACACTGCAACCACACTCAAATTCCCAAccaccactctctctctctctctaccatCTTTTTCACTGTTAGCAAAATGGGTATGCAAGGGAATGGAACCTAACCTCACccgattcctcttcttcttcttccgcaTTGCGCCGCCCAATGGGAAAAGCAGCCGAAGAAGAACACCAACCGCTGCCACGTGGCGGAACCTCCACCGATCCGGCGCTGAATGCGGAGGAAGATTGTCGGTGCCGGTGTTCTCGGATTCGGAAGCTTCTCAGTGTTAGATGCATCCTCGTGCTGCTGTTCTCCGCCGCTCTGTTCCTCTCTGCTTTGTTTTGGTTGCCCCCTTTTCTTCGCCTCGCAGATCAGAAGCATCTGCATGAAAATTCCAGATACAAAGGTGGGTTTTGAGGTTCTGATCTTTGTTATTTGGCGGCATTGCTTTCTGGGTATAGATCTGTTTCTGCTTTTGATGTCGCTAGTGTTAACAAGTTTCTATTTTGGGTGTGTTTGTAATTTGGGGGcatctgaattttttttggggaAAATAATGACCAATCGTGTGGTTGTGAATTtgcttcttttccttcttttgcgttgttttaaatttttactaatgTGGTCTGAAATGCACATTAAAGGGTGTCCAGGGTGAAATAAATTCGTTTTTCTAGTTATTTAATTGGGTATTTTGAGTATTTAATGACTTGTTTGGTGTTGTAATTGTGGTGGTTTTACAGGTTTAGATGTTGTGTGATCTTGTTTTCTTCATTCAGGAAATTACTTTCATTATACCTATTTTAAGTAAAGGTTTGAGGATTTTAATCTTGCATTTTTTTAAGATGGTTTTGGCATTGCATTGTATGCTTTGGACTGGACCTCACTTGgctccaattttttttaaaccttATTTGCTTTATTTGGTAATTGTATTCTGACAATGTCTATTTACAAATTAGGGAGTCAAAGTTAatgctttatttttctttttaaatttattcagtGTATACAAAATTTGATTCTCTATCTCAATGGTGCCTATTTATAGAATAGTTTTCTTATTTCAGGCTCTGATACAATGTGTGTGACTTTAGATATCAATGGGCTAACTCGATTGAGTCCGGTGGTGTATCCTAGCAATAGTAACTTGTCATGATTTGTCTTGTCCTAGCATTAGGCTCTGTCTTGCAAATTGGATTGGATATTGTATGCATTGCTGTGATTAAGGTGGGAATGAGACAATACAATTTACTTGATAGTTTTTTCTTAGAGATCCTGTAAGCCTGAAATTTTGAAGATATTTGTTTGCTTGATGAGGGAAATTCCATTACAAATTCATAACACCCTTGCCACTGTGACACCATATGCCCAGGCCCTGCTACTAGCTGTGATTGCTACTCCATTCATTACAAACTTCTACTTCAAACTACCCATTGCACTCAGCATTTTACACCATTAGAGTTTCAAAGTGTTCAACTTCCACAAAGAAATGAATGAATAGGTTAACTCATAAGCGATTGCTCAAAGAATGAAAGAGTAATAACAAGAGCTCAAGGGATGAAATATCAATGATAAGTGGCATAACATTGGATAGGAATGAGGAATTGTGGAGGTAGTTAGGAAAAGAGAAAACAATTCAACACGACAAATTGAAATTTGCAGAAATTTTTGTTGCTTGGTTCAAGATTGGACCTTAGAAACTGGGATATctgtaattttaaaaatatttccttAATGATATACATTTTGCATAATAATGCTGCAAAAGATGATTCTTCCAATCTCATTTAGTATTTCCTCACATTTTGTCATCTCAAGTTTAACATATTTTATAGATTTTTCCTCATGATGTAAATTTTATGAATAAATTTGGATCCAttgttattgtgatttgtgaacGTTCTTACTTGCATCTTTGGTTTTGCGTTAGGGATCCCCAAAACCATGGTCGTGGGAGATCTCCAACGTAAAACCGAACACACCATTAATCATGCATTGCCATACACCAAAAGAGTTTGACTAATGCCAACATTtacctaatttttttaatgatataAGCACAAGCCAATTTATTAGATCTATTGGCTAAATGATGCTTTTATTAATTTTGCAGGTCATGATATTGTCGCAAGCTTTATTGTTAATAAGTCAGCCTCTTTGCTAGAAGATAACATCCCGCAACTCGCGGATGAAATTTTTGATGAGATAGGAGCTCCCTCTACCAAAGTACCTTTCTCTTACTACTTCCTTTCTTGccctttttaatatttaattatttatgtatTGATGTCATTAAcctttttctataaaaaaatccAGGTGGTCATCTTGTCTCTAGATCCTTTACCTGGGCCAAATAAGACAAAAGTAGTGTTTGCAGTTGATCCTGATGTTGGATTATCAGAAATGGCTCAAGCTGCCATTAGTTTGATAAAATCATCATTTACATCCATCATTATACGTGACTCACCTTTCCAGCTCACTTCTTCATCCATATTCGGAGATCCCTTCTTTTTTGAAGTGCTGAAATTTAAGGGAGGAATTACTATAATTCCACATCAGACGGCATTTCCTCTGCAGCAAAGGCAGACACTATTCACCTTTACTCTGAATTTCCCCATTTATCAAATACAATTGGATTTTGATGAGCTCACAAGTCAGCTAAAGTCTGGATTACATCTGGCATCCTTTGAGGTTTGTCAATTCTTGTTCCTTTTCTGTATTCTTTCTATTGTATAATCTTGATCGTAGTCATTTTGTATACCTTGTGTGTGCTTAAGGTCAACTTTCAGTTCTGATTCTATGTTATGTGTGAATAGTCAATGCCACACAGTCCTTGTGTAAGTAAAAAGGATTCTGTTGGGGGACCTGTGTCAGTTTCAAGTGAGTCATGTTTCATGTTTGACATTGGATTATGTAATCAGATATAGGTGGAAAAATAAGCAAGCATGCTTTCTTCTAGTGTGCTACTGTGAGTATTGTCTTTATCGGTGATCAGAAAACTGTCCTGATTCCTTACCCTATCAGATACTGAACTCTAAGGGTAGCTCCCTTTCCAGAGAAGTAGTGATTTTCTTTCTAGAAGCTCTATTTTTCTACCTTCTAACTAGAGGCCCTCTACATAGTATACAATTGATTATTCTTGGGACTTTTAGAAGATTTGTGATGACATGCTAGTCATAGGTTTAGCCATGCTAAATTTGATTGGGTTTCCTGTTGATTGCAGAACTTGTATATGAGCTTATCCAATTCTGAAGGTTCAACAGTAGATGCTCCTACTACTGTTCAGTCATCTGTTCTACTTGCAATTGGAATTACTCCATCAAAACAGAGGCTAAAGCAACTAGCACAAACCATCATGGGACCTCATAATCTTGGCTTGAATAACACGGAATTTGGTAGGGTTAAGCAGGTCCGACTTTCATCCATCTTGCAGCACTCCCTGCATGGCAATGATGGTAGTGGCTCTGCATGGtcaccttctccttctcctctgCCTCATCCatcacaccaccaccaccaccaccaccatcaccaccaccatcaccaccaccaccacgatgCCCATCTAGCTCCTTCTCCTATGCCTGCACCTGCACCTATACCCGGGGAGGGTGCAACTCCACCTGAGGTTGGTCCTCCTGTTGCACCAAAAAGTGTGCCTGCACCAAAGAGAAGTCCTCAAGCACAGCCTCCTAGTTTTCAATTTGAGCGTAGAAAAAGGTCTAGCCATAATGCTGGGAAGCATGCTCATCTAGCACCTTCAATTGCCCCTACTACTCATCGACATTATCATAGTCCTGTTGCGTCACCAAAACCACCGTTTGAACCCCCGGCGCGTAACTCTCGTGCAGTACCTGCCTTGAGTCCGTTACCAAATGTAGCTTTTGCTCATGCTGAGCCCCCTCCTAATAATGAACCAGCTCCAGAACGTATGCGGATGCATTCACACGGACCATCATTATCGACATGTGAGTATGCTAAATGATGTAGCAGTAGATATTTGATTCAAAGCTAATGTATTGTCTGTGTTAATTTagatacattttttttacatttttttcacATACATCTTTTAAACCATCCAATAAGCAATAAGTGTTGTGATATTAAATCGGTTGAAGGGAATTAGAAATAGTTAGCCTAATGAAATCCGGCTTAACGTGAAGTTGGAAAGGAGGACTTCACATACTATTCCCCCTTcctatgaaaaaagaaaaataaaaagcaaaCTTTCTCTCATCTGGACGAAGAGGTAGGCTGCTGTACTGtttttgtttctaattttttccctttcttccaTTAGAAACTCAGACAAAAACCTCCAAAAGGTTGCCAATTCTTCAGTAACAAGTTCAAATTCCAGGAGAAAATTATACTATTTTTCTCATTTGTTCTCGTGTTTGTGTACATCTTTATTTATTGCTCGAAATGGAAAGGGGTGATTTTTTTGTATTGTATTTGGTTCATATATCCAAATTCTGCAAAGATTTGCATCTAATTCTTGTTTAATtagtgttagaaatataatatataatcatTGAGGTGTCCTTTAcctaacagcttaagcttttgagataattggtttATGACAATCAAGAAACCGGATCACATCACGGTTTAAGTTCTCAATGCATCATATATGGCTTAGATATTGTTTCTTGTGCACTGATATTCCCTTTTTGCAGCCTCTGCAGGTAGTCTTGGATCTGTCAAATGGACATTCTTAATGTTTATTGTACTTGTGTTACATGTGTAACATAGTACTGGAACTGTTTCACTGGTCAGACAAAACTAGAGTACTATAAAAATGTGAGCTACGCACAAAGGGCGAAGCTGCAAATGTGAGTGGATATAAGTTGTCATCAAGCGTGTAAATAGTTGATTAAAAAGATCCAGATGGTATATGCGTTATCAGGTCAAAGTCCACAGGTGGCAGGCCTTGATAACATGCATTGCCACTGTGTTTTGTGTTGTAAGAtcaaaaagtgaaaatgaaagaggaaaaaaaaaatgaagtaacaattttatttttgtttctggTCTCTTGCAATAAATTATTCTGTATGCTTCTTTTTGCCAGCTTTGACCAGGTAAAATGTTCAAGCAATGATGGCAATGGAAATCACGGTTTTGTTGTTGCTATGTGAATGTTTCTTCTGAATGTAGCTCCCACTTCCCCTTTGTTTCTCTCTCTTCACGAGCTAAATAGCCAACTAGTAATTCTGCCAAGAAGTGTGTTCTGGAAAATATCTGGTTGTCACTTTAATAGAAATAGACATAAAAAGAGAGTAAAATGGAAGATATGTTAAGGATGTGATAAGAAAAGAGATAAAGAGAAAGTTAGTTGAAACAGGATGGAAGAGAAAATAGGGTTTGAATGAATCAACAcaccatatatatattttttgatggAAGAATCAACACCATATTTGAATATTACgttttttattatctttttaggGGATGGGTATGAGGCGATATTTTCTTTTGGATGTTTATGAACTTCTATACAGCACATGATACCTGTTCATGAAGAATAAGAAAAACATACAATATTTCCTCTAATTGTATATTCACTATATTGTATAAGAATGTGGATACATTTGATTTGAAGAGATAGGACAGCAAGGCAAAGATCCATTCATGTGAATTGTCTTTGACTTTTGAACGGTAATGAAGTTGACTCTTTTTATAGCGTAGTGAGGTAATGTCCACTTGTTACGAAATCATGGATAATTTAAGCCCATTTTTTATGTAGGTGTTGAAAACTCCATCACCCTCATCTAGATATTTCAAGTTTCTAAATAGTATTAGCTTATGTTTGATAAACAAGTATACATATAGAATAGTAATATTAGCGTAAAAAATTCATCCCAAATATTATTTGACTTGTACAGTCATCAGTCAAAGCATTTCACCACTTGTAAACTATTAGGAACCCGAATGGAAATCACGAAACTCTGAAGCTCCGCTCTCCGCTGGACGTATCCGGGAGGGactcctgcaagggactccaatgcTAAAGTAAGTAAAGGTATGAGAAGGATAGTAGGTTAAGTGAAGAGGGTAAGTTACCTTAACAAAGAAGAGAAGCCTGGACAAGGGAATGGGCACGATCGTCCCGGTACTCAGTCGGATGGGTGTTCGTCCTTTCCCGGTGTGCTTCACAGTCCTGGGTGGCACTTGACCGTGTTGGGTGGTCGCACGCGGGGGAGCTCGTCCCGGTTCTGCCCCGGTCGTCTCTCCTCAGGGCTTCCcagaataaataataaaaagaatTCGGCAAGGAATGAAAATTGAACAATATTACAAACACATGTACTAAAATGATAGTTAATTTGGATTTTATTAACTCTCTCAACcacaatttgttttttaatatatattcacTTGAAGAATGATAAAATTTCAATAGATATTAAATATAGTGAAACGTTATAGTAAGAATCTGTTCCACCTTGTGCTGAAGGCCCTATTGGGCCAGCCCAAAGTCTTCTAGCTAACCTAACTCTCTGTCTTGCAAGTTACAATTGACTTGCTCCGGTATAAAACATATCGACTTGACATACTGATTGCTCACACGAATGACTCAAGCACGAGGTTAGTTAGCTGGTGAGGTATTTCCACATAAGATACTAGAAGAGAGACATGTTAGCAAGTTGGTAAATAAACCCAAAGGTCAAGCCACATCCATTGTCTAACAAggctaaaggggaaaataaccCTGCTATGAGCCAACATGGAACGCACCCGACGCTACACACACCAAAGTGGTGATATCAATGCCCGAAGGTGACAAACAACATAGATGACATTTTAAATTGGGAATGATATCATTTATCATGTACACTCAAATTTACCCACGTCACCTTGCTCAAATATCTACTGACTTGGGCGTCAGACTGCCTTACAGGTACCCCATACGCTACCAACTTGAC
This is a stretch of genomic DNA from Lotus japonicus ecotype B-129 chromosome 1, LjGifu_v1.2. It encodes these proteins:
- the LOC130730024 gene encoding uncharacterized protein LOC130730024, whose protein sequence is MGKAAEEEHQPLPRGGTSTDPALNAEEDCRCRCSRIRKLLSVRCILVLLFSAALFLSALFWLPPFLRLADQKHLHENSRYKGHDIVASFIVNKSASLLEDNIPQLADEIFDEIGAPSTKVVILSLDPLPGPNKTKVVFAVDPDVGLSEMAQAAISLIKSSFTSIIIRDSPFQLTSSSIFGDPFFFEVLKFKGGITIIPHQTAFPLQQRQTLFTFTLNFPIYQIQLDFDELTSQLKSGLHLASFENLYMSLSNSEGSTVDAPTTVQSSVLLAIGITPSKQRLKQLAQTIMGPHNLGLNNTEFGRVKQVRLSSILQHSLHGNDGSGSAWSPSPSPLPHPSHHHHHHHHHHHHHHHHHDAHLAPSPMPAPAPIPGEGATPPEVGPPVAPKSVPAPKRSPQAQPPSFQFERRKRSSHNAGKHAHLAPSIAPTTHRHYHSPVASPKPPFEPPARNSRAVPALSPLPNVAFAHAEPPPNNEPAPERMRMHSHGPSLSTSSAGSLGSVKWTFLMFIVLVLHV